One Brassica napus cultivar Da-Ae chromosome C4, Da-Ae, whole genome shotgun sequence genomic region harbors:
- the LOC125586005 gene encoding ATP-dependent DNA helicase pif1-like — translation MVASSWPGSMIRGASLRILVNVVKGPKCYEDVCTVGGVTYKECRDACYARGLLDDDTEWHDAIDEPSHWATGRRLRRLFVTILVYCEVGSPLNLWNHAWKSLSEDILYMKQKEFRFPGLVLQDSELQQYTLIEIEKLLKEHDKSLTDYPSLPLPDNAILTDIANSVLRQELNYDTEKEAKLHAELFAGMNGDQNKIYSSVLTSVENGDGQLFFVCGAGGTGKTYLYNTIIAKLRSVGKVVVPVASSGIAALLLPGGSTAHSRFKLPLNLTEQTMCEIHSGTRLASLMEMSDLIIWDEAPMAHRHCFETLDRTLRDLLSVQNPAAAEKPFGGKTVLLGGDFRQILPVIPQGTRQDTVLASISKSYLWAYAKVYTLSINMRLRAADKEFANWILNVGNGTAVTVPPAEGIDEEGHQIVVDKQFMINNYDDPLDAISEAAYPNFLESYSNREYLTERAILTPTNETAHKLNKHVLSKIPSEVEEYLSSDTVAIESTPVGDWTKHYTQEYLNSLEFPGLPNHKLGLKVGAPVMMLRNLNQKYGLCNGTRMVVKRLGHRVIDAVILTGTNVGAEVLIPRIQLSPNDTTNPFTFRRRQFPVRLCYAMTINKSQGQSLKQVALYLPKSVFSHGQLYVALSRVTTPGGLKILDASSDKSPTESVTNIVYREIFAALATSVSNANQNTTPHIDGINNQIQKILQVAMTMWLEDRYNRETVVIPNDQLNSYPVNANASSES, via the coding sequence ATGGTCGCATCATCCTGGCCCGGGTCTATGATCCGAGGCGCATCACTAAGGATTCTCGTCAACGTTGTTAAGGGACCAAAATGTTATGAAGACGTATGTACAGTTGGAGGTGTGACATATAAAGAGTGTAGGGATGCATGTTATGCAAGAGGATTACTTGACGATGACACAGAATGGCATGATGCCATTGACGAGCCTTCCCACTGGGCTACAGGACGCAGATTAAGAAGGCTGTTTGTCACTATCTTAGTTTACTGTGAAGTCGGCAGTCCACTAAATCTCTGGAACCACGCATGGAAGTCATTATCAGAGGACATCCTTTACATGAAACAAAAGGAATTCAGATTCCCTGGATTGGTTCTTCAGGATTCAGAGTTGCAGCAGTATACCTTAATAGAGATCGAGAAACTTCTTAAAGAGCATGATAAATCCCTTACTGATTACCCCAGCTTGCCATTACCAGACAATGCCATTCTCACAGACATCGCCAATTCGGTTTTAAGACAAGAGTTGAATTATGACACTGAGAAAGAGGCAAAGTTGCATGCTGAGTTGTTTGCTGGGATGAATGGCGACCAGAATAAGATTTATTCCTCTGTCTTAACTTCTGTAGAAAATGGAGACGGCCAGCTGTTCTTCGTTTGTGGGGCTGGAGGAACCGGGAAAACATACCTCTACAATACTATCATTGCAAAACTGAGGTCTGTTGGAAAAGTAGTAGTTCCTGTGGCATCATCTGGTATAGCTGCACTGTTGCTGCCAGGCGGAAGTACAGCACACTCAAGGTTTAAATTACCACTAAATTTAACCGAGCAGACAATGTGTGAAATTCACAGTGGAACAAGGCTAGCTTCCTTAATGGAGATGTCAGATTTAATAATATGGGATGAGGCACCGATGGCACACCGTCATTGTTTTGAAACACTGGACCGCACTCTCAGGGACTTACTGTCTGTACAGAATCCGGCAGCAGCAGAAAAACCCTTTGGTGGGAAGACTGTTCTACTTGGTGGTGATTTTAGACAAATATTACCAGTTATTCCTCAGGGAACACGCCAAGATACTGTCCTAGCATCAATCAGTAAGTCATACCTGTGGGCCTACGCTAAAGTCTACACACTCAGTATCAATATGCGTCTAAGAGCGGCGGACAAGGAATTTGCAAACTGGATTCTCAATGTCGGAAATGGGACAGCAGTGACTGTACCACCAGCTGAAGGAATTGATGAGGAGGGCCACCAGATTGTTGTCGACAAGCAGTTCATGATCAACAATTACGACGACCCACTTGATGCCATATCTGAAGCTGCTTACCcaaactttctggaaagctaCAGCAACAGAGAGTACTTAACTGAGAGGGCAATCTTAACGCCCACAAATGAGACAGCACATAAGCTCAACAAACACGTACTCTCTAAAATTCCGTCTGAAGTTGAGGAATACTTGAGCTCAGATACTGTTGCCATTGAGTCCACACCTGTTGGAGACTGGACAAAACACTACACTCAAGAATATCTGAACTCATTAGAATTTCCAGGCTTACCTAACCACAAGCTAGGTCTTAAAGTCGGCGCTCCAGTGATGATGTTACGCAATCTCAACCAGAAATATGGTCTTTGCAATGGGACTAGAATGGTGGTCAAACGCCTAGGACATAGAGTGATTGATGCAGTCATACTGACAGGCACCAATGTAGGGGCGGAGGTATTGATCCCAAGGATTCAATTGTCACCAAATGACACCACAAATCCATTCACATTTCGGAGACGACAATTCCCCGTCAGACTATGCTATGCAATGACAATAAACAAGAGCCAAGGGCAAAGTCTCAAACAAGTAGCCCTCTATCTCCCTAAATCAGTTTTCAGCCATGGTCAGCTGTACGTTGCGCTTTCCCGAGTCACAACACCCGGAGGTCTCAAAATCCTAGACGCATCGTCTGACAAAAGTCCCACAGAGAGTGTCACTAACATTGTGTACAGAGAGATATTCGCAGCACTTGCAACAAGTGTGTCAAATGCAAACCAGAATACAACTCCTCACATTGACGGTATTAACAACCAGATTCAAAAAATTTTGCAGGTAGCAATGACGATGTGGTTGGAGGATAGGTACAACAGGGAAACCGTGGTGATCCCAAACGACCAATTAAACAGCTACCCAGTGAATGCAAATGCTTCCTCAGAGTCCTAA
- the LOC106416818 gene encoding uncharacterized protein LOC106416818 gives MVSKVPRTNRLAHGSESELSNPTDVASGSISTSSTKGKEEKKTGTEGNISDLRKPTAEASGSISTSSTKGKKKKKEGTKGDDQGKPWLGTINLPPQYHTTFSDQPGSVREKVRHAPPDNQITDPTIHNEELEDQTRINKEVRAKKARALRVKVMQLKKHNPRSEAAGPSRTRQRHRGKNKAPIASKYDIVSCPSCNALVWNAEAVGNETQKAPRKFSICCQQGRVKLPPVREPPSPLKELLETPSFRLQIRIANGMLAFTSMGANIDRTVTGTPGTFTFRINGQIIHRIGKRQSQGVLQKFPYPIVQLINMVDEHNELAKTFRNARDRVNSSNTEEFRITFVKQKQRGRQYDLPSADEIGGLLFGDQSANPSSKDLVVEYRSSGLQRISDLHPLYMTLQYPLLFPYGESGYTENIPYRATESSTVKRECMTMREFYAYQIQTRPTEGMTIIMSGRLLHQYIVDAYIATEQERLRFLRLNQKKLRAELYTNVCDAVQIGDTDARQLGKRIILPSSFTAGPRYMSEKYQDAMAICRWYGNPNLFITVTANPNWVELKNHLQAYGGDSANSRPDLECRLFKIKLDEMMADFKEGVFFPKPAAVVYTIEFQKRGLPHAHILLWFEGLRGDVSTSMIDRYISAELPNKETDEEGFALVERHMIHGPCGRLRPNSPCMERGECTKNYPKPFSDHTKIDKSGFVVYRRRADASACAVKGDIKVDNRHVVPHNLALLKKYQAHINIEWCCKTSAIKYLFKYITKGADRATILLEQAGKQEPNLDEITRFQDCRYISACEASWRLFSFHIHHNKPSVVKLPLHLPGKHKLVYEEKKNLQDVLSRPDADRTMLTAYFEANQIYEEGRDLTYIQFPSMFTYHSNSKTWTPRKQGGAIGRVVYVHPSAGDLYFLSDTP, from the exons ATGGTCAGTAAGGTTCCTCGGACCAACCGTCTTGCACACGGAAGTGAATCTGAGTTAAGTAATCCTACAGATGTGGCTTCTGGATCCATCTCAACATCATCTACAAAGGGAAAGGAGGAAAAGAAAACAG GCACTGAAGGAAATATATCTGACTTAAGAAAGCCTACAGCTGAGGCGTCAGGGTCAATCTCAACATCCTCTACAAagggaaagaagaaaaagaaagaag GCACTAAAGGAGATGATCAAGGGAAGCCATGGTTAGGCACCATAAATCTTCCACCACAGTATCATACCACATTCAGTGATCAACCAGGTTCAGTAAGAGAGAAAG TGCGCCATGCTCCACCTGATAACCAGATAACAGACCCAACAATCCATAATGAAGAGCTAGAAGATCAAACAAGGATAAATAAAG AAGTTAGAGCCAAGAAGGCTAGAGCGTTGCGTGTGAAAGTAATGCAATTGAAGAAACACAATCCACGAAGCGAAGCAGCCGGACCGTCAAGAACAAGACAGAGACATCGAG GGAAAAACAAAGCACCTATTGCCAGTAAATATGATATAGTCTCCTGTCCATCCTGCAATGCATTAGTATGGAATGCAGAGGCAGTTGGGAATGAAACACAAAAAGCTCCAAGAAAATTCAGTATCTGCTGTCAGCAAGGACGAGTAAAACTCCCACCTGTACGGGAACCACCCTCCCCACTTAAGGAGCTATTAGAAACACCAAGTTTTCGGCTACAAATCCGGATTGCGAACGGGATGCTTGCTTTCACATCTATGGGTGCTAATATAGATCGGACAGTTACAGGGACTCCTGGAACATTCACCTTTCGAATCAATGGACAGATCATCCATAGAATAG GAAAAAGGCAATCACAGGGGGTTCTTCAGAAATTTCCATACCCGATTGTTCAGTTGATAAATATGGTGGATGAACATAACGAGTTAGCAAAGACCTTCAGGAATGCTCGCGACCGTGTCAACTCATCAAACACTGAAGAATTTAGGATCACTTTTGTGAAGCAGAAGCAACGTGGGAGGCAATATGATCTCCCAAGTGCAGATGAGATAGGTGGCCTATTATTTGGTGATCAGTCAGCGAACCCATCAAGTAAAGATCTGGTGGTAGAGTACAGATCCTCAGGCCTTCAACGGATCAGCGACTTGCACCCACTTTACATGACACTGCAGTATCCATTGCTCTTCCCATATGGGGAATCTGGCTATACTGAAAATATCCCTTATCGCGCGACTGAATCATCAACAGTCAAAAGAGAATGTATGACAATGAGAGAGTTCTATGCTTACCAGATCCAAACTCGGCCAACCGAAGGAATGACAATAATCATGTCAGGAAGATTACTACaccaatatattgttgatgccTACATAGCTACTGAGCAAGAAAGGCTACGCTTCCTCAGATTAAACCAAAAAAAGCTACGAGCTGAGTTATACACTAATGTCTGTGACGCTGTCCAAATCGGCGATACTGATGCTAGACAGTTGGGAAAAAGGATAATCTTACCTTCGTCATTCACTGCTGGTCCTCGCTATATGTCAGAGAAGTACCAAGATGCTATGGCAATCTGCAGGTGGTATGGAAACCCAAACTTATTCATAACCGTCACCGCAAACCCCAACTGGGTTGAACTGAAAAATCACCTACAAGCATACGGTGGTGACTCAGCGAATAGTAGACCAGACCTTGAGTGCAGGTTGTTTAAGATAAAGCTAGACGAAATGATGGCAGACTTCAAAGAGGGTGTGTTTTTTCCCAAACCAGCAGCAG TTGTCTACACAATTGAGTTTCAAAAACGAGGCCTACCCCATGCCCATATTCTTCTATGGTTTGAAGGACTGAGAGGAGATGTTAGTACTTCCATGATTGACCGGTATATATCCGCTGAACTTCCAAACAAAGAAACTGACGAAGAAGGATTTGCATTAGTCGAGCGACATATGATTCACGGTCCATGTGGTCGTCTACGACCAAACTCACCGTGTATGGAAAGAGGGGAATGCACTAAGAACTATCCAAAACCCTTCTCAGACCATACCAAGATAGACAAATCTGGTTTTGTTGTGTACCGAAGGCGAGCAGATGCATCAGCCTGTGCAGTTAAAGGTGATATCAAAGTGGATAATCGCCATGTAGTTCCTCATAACCTCGCCCTGCTAAAGAAATACCAGGCACACATCAATATTGAGTGGTGTTGCAAAACAAGTGCTATTAAATATCTTTTCAAATACATAACGAAGGGTGCGGATAGAGCAACTATTTTGCTGGAGCAGGCTGGTAAACAGGAACCAAACCTTGATGAGATTACCAGATTTCAAGACTGCCGATACATCTCAGCATGTGAGGCCTCATGGAGGCTGTTCTCCTTCCACATCCACCACAACAAACCATCTGTCGTAAAGCTGCCGCTGCACCTGCCTGGAAAGCACAAACTGGTATATGaggaaaaaaagaacttacaaGATGTTCTCTCAAGGCCTGACGCAGATAGGACAATGCTGACAGCATACTTCGAAGCGAATCAGATCTATGAAGAAGGCAGAGATCTGACTTACATTCAGTTCCCAAGTATGTTCACATACCACTCAAACTCAAAGACATGGACACCTAGGAAGCAAGGCGGTGCTATAGGCAGGGTCGTCTACGTCCACCCATCAGCGGGAGATTTGTATTTCCTAAGTGATACGCCCTAA